A region of the Amycolatopsis sp. cg13 genome:
GGATCGAACCGCTCACCCTGCTCACCGCGGTCGCGCAGGCGACCGAACGCGTCACCGTCGGAACCGCCGTGCTGCTGCCCGCGCACCGCAACCCGGTGCAGACGGCGATGACGCTCGCCTCGGTCGACCTGATCTCCGAAGGACGCCTCGCAGTGGGCGTCGGCGCGGGTTTCCCCGGCTTCAGCGAGCGAGAGTTCGAGCTGGCCGGGGTCGATTTCCGGACGCGGTTCTCGCACCTGGACGACGTCGTCACGCTCTGGCGCGAACTGTGGACCGGCGAGCCGAGCTCGTTCCACGGCAAGGTCCTGAACTACGACTGGCTGCCACCGGCGATCCGCCCCGCGCGCCCCGGTGGCCCGCCGATCTGGCTGGGCGGCGCGACGCCAGCCGCGCTTCGCCGCACCGCGCTGCGTTACGACGGCTGGCTCCCGTACCCGCCTGATCCCGCGGATTACGCCTCCGGCCTCGCGACGATCCGCGCCACCACTGATCGCAAGGTCACCCCGTCACTGTTCCTGACGGTTTACGTCGACTCTGACCCGCGCCGCGGCCGTAGCGTCCTGGAGGACTACGCGCAGGCGACGTATCAACGGCCGCTGGCGCAGATCAGCACCATCCAGGCGACCGTGACCGGCCCGATCGAGGAAGTCTCGGCGACCGTGCGCCGCTACGCCGAGGCCGGAGCGGAGCACGTGCTGCTGCGCGTCGGCTCGCTGGAACCCGGTGCGGTCGAGCGGCAGCTGCCCCTGTTGGCGGAGGTGATCGCCGGGGAGCGGAAACCTGTCGGTGCCACGACGTAGGCTGGGATGGTGACCGACGCTGTAGCTTCCTCGTCGTTGCTCAGCGTGCGGTTGTCGCTTCGGCCAGGAATCGCTGACTGTCCGAGGCCCAACCCCGCTCTCGCGGGGTTGGGCCGGAACAACTAGGGCAGCCCGCTTTGCCCGCGGTTGCAGATCGATGAGCACGCCTTCCCTGTCCCGCCGCCATAGCCATTGTCCCGTTGGCCGGGATTCGCCGTACCCAGGGCCTGCCTGACGGCGTCGCAGGCTTCTGACCCGATAAGTGTGCCGACCCGAATAGCCGGCCACACGAATGGCCGATGCCGGATTGATCATGGTCCGGATACGCTGGCGTGGCCAAGGGAGGTGGCTTGATAGTCATGCATTCGAACTACTCTTCAGTTTTCCGTCGAAGGCGATCGCGCATTTTCTTGCATTCCTTTATGTTGACGGTAAATGCCGCGTGAGCTGATTTCCGGCAGGGAGACCAGAGGATTCCTTGATCGATGTTGTCGTTGCGGAAACCTGTGAAGTTGTGCGCTTGGGCCTGCGAGCATTGCTGGGCGGATGGTCGATATTTCGACTGCTGAGCGACCATGCGGACGCGGAAGGCTTGCTTGCGGGGTTGCGTGCCGCTGAGCCTCAGGTCGTCCTGCTGGACGGGCTTATCGTGCTCAGACGGGGCCCGGAGTTCATAGGCGAGCTGTTGGCTCGCGCGCGACCGCCCGGGCCGAAAGTCCTTGTGACGGTCGAAGGTGGGGACAGTGAATTCGTGCTCGGCGCAGTGTGCGCCGGGGCTTCGGGTTCGGTGCCTAAACAACGGTCGGCCAGGCTGATTGTGGAGGGAATCCGTCAGGTCGCCGCCGGGCAGCTGGTGCTGCCGCAGGAAGTGCTGCGAATGCTGGTCGAGAGGCACCGGCGGGGCGGGTTGCCGGGGTATTCCGGCGAAGCCGGATCCACGGACGCGTTGACGGCGAGGGAAACCGAGATCGTCCGGCTGGTGTCGGCGGGAATGGACAACGGTACGATAGCCAGTCGCCTGGTGCTGAGCGAATCCACGGTCAAGACCCACGTGCACCGCGCCATGCGAAAGCTGTCTCTGACGAGCCGGGCGCAGGTCGTGGCTTTTGCGTATCGAAATGGCTTGACGTGAGGATCACGCAGGTGTGTTGCGGCGCATCGATGCTGCCGCAACACACCTGTCACCGCGGCGGCTTACCCGAACAGCCTGGTCGTCCTCACAGCTTCGCGGGGATGCACGGGCCCTGCACCGGGTAGGCCGAGATGTTCTCGGACGCGGGGCCGACGGTGATCACTTGGCCTGCCCCGACGCACCGGATCTCGTCCCACGAAGTCCCCTGGAGCTGCTGGTGGTGGAACTGCACGAGTTGTGCGACCGACCCGCAGTTCGTATAGGCCCAGTGGAGGAGTCCTTGGCTCAATCCGCAGTTCAGCGTGCTCGCCGGCTCCGCGTTCGCGACTCCGGCCCCGAAAAGGCTGACCCCGCCAGCGATCGCGACCCCGATGGCCGCGGCGGTGCCTGCGACTTTGATTTTCGACAACACGGTAATTCCCCTCTTCGCGGGTTTGGCCGTCTTCGCGGCCGGTCAGGAAAAATTTAAAAAAACCCAGGGGAAAGCGAATCCGTCCAGGGTGGGCGGAAAACGGTCAACTTGAGTGGTGGTTCTGTTGACTTTCCCGGTTATCTGCGCGGTCGGCTCGCGAGGATTGGCACGATGGACGGCCGCGGTGTGAAGTGGTATCGGCCGATCAATTACGATCGACGTGACCGGGCGGGCATGACCGGCATCGGATGGAGGTTCCTTGGTGCGGCAACGGGCCGGTATCGCGCGGAGCGGCGGAGAAACGCCATCCGCGAAGTCGGTTCGGACGTCAGCGGGTGCGCTTGGGCTGACCATTGTCGCTGCTTCGATTCTCGGGTATCTCGTCCTGCTTATCGCGGGCAAATACCTCAGCCCAGCCGAAAATGCCGTGTTCCTTGGGTTCTGGGGCCTCGTCATGGGAGTCGGCAGCGCGTTGTCGCCCCTGGAACAGGAGCTGTCCCGGCAGACCGCGGTGGCCGAGGTGGCCGGTGCCAGGCCAGATGCGACCGTGTTCCGGGCCTGCGCCGTGTCCCAGTCGGTGGCCTTCGTCGCCGCCGGGCTGACGCTGGTTCCGTCCGTGAACGCGCAGTTCTTCGGTCCCCGGTCGTCCCTGGGATTGGTCGCCTTCTTCGGTATCGCCGCTTTTCCCGCTCTGTACGCAACCCGCGGTGTGCTGATCGGAGCTGGGCGAAGCCGTGCTTACTCCGCGATCTTGCTGGCCGAGGCTGGGCTCCGGATGGCGGCGTTCCTGGCCTGTGTCGCGGCGGGGATCGTCGGACTGACGTGG
Encoded here:
- a CDS encoding LLM class flavin-dependent oxidoreductase, which translates into the protein MEFGLLLPAGQAQLEAGGTPRALVAVAREAERLGFASIWAGDSLSRPRIEPLTLLTAVAQATERVTVGTAVLLPAHRNPVQTAMTLASVDLISEGRLAVGVGAGFPGFSEREFELAGVDFRTRFSHLDDVVTLWRELWTGEPSSFHGKVLNYDWLPPAIRPARPGGPPIWLGGATPAALRRTALRYDGWLPYPPDPADYASGLATIRATTDRKVTPSLFLTVYVDSDPRRGRSVLEDYAQATYQRPLAQISTIQATVTGPIEEVSATVRRYAEAGAEHVLLRVGSLEPGAVERQLPLLAEVIAGERKPVGATT
- a CDS encoding LuxR C-terminal-related transcriptional regulator, whose protein sequence is MIDVVVAETCEVVRLGLRALLGGWSIFRLLSDHADAEGLLAGLRAAEPQVVLLDGLIVLRRGPEFIGELLARARPPGPKVLVTVEGGDSEFVLGAVCAGASGSVPKQRSARLIVEGIRQVAAGQLVLPQEVLRMLVERHRRGGLPGYSGEAGSTDALTARETEIVRLVSAGMDNGTIASRLVLSESTVKTHVHRAMRKLSLTSRAQVVAFAYRNGLT